The nucleotide window TAAAAGAGTTGTTAGGGCATTCTAGTTTGGCTTCCACGCAAATTTATACGCATAGTAGTTTGTCAGAACTCAAAAAGGTATATCAGGAGGCGCATCCTAGAAATAAAAAATAATTCTGGAAATGTGTAACCATTAAAAAAGATTGATTATGAAGGTAAATGTTCATGCAGTTAACTTTACTGTTGACAGAAAGCTGGTAGATTTCGTTCAAGAGAGAATGGATAAATTGGAGAAATATTATGATAGGGTTGTCTCTTCTGATGTTTTTATGAAGGTGGAGAAGACAAGTGAAAAGGAAAATAAAATAGTGGAGATAAAGATTAATGTTCCAGGGGACGATTTTTTGGTTAAAAAACAATGTAAATCCTTTGAAGAAGCTGTTGAGCAATCAGCGGAATCGCTGGAGCGATTGCTTGTAAAACGTAAGGAAAAGTTAAGAGCTCATATTTAATTTAATTTTTTTTCAAAAAATGTTTTGATTAAAGGATAAAATCTATACATTTGCAGTCCGTTAGAAATAGCGGACTTTTTTTATTGAAAATGCCGATGTAGCTCAGCTGGCTAGAGCAGCTGATTTGTAATCAGCAGGTCGTGGGTTCGAGTCCCTCTATCGGCTCTTTTTTTGAAATATTGTTTAAGGTCAGGGAAGATACTCAAGCGGCCAACGAGGACGGACTGTAAATCCGTTGTGAAAACTTCGCAGGTTCGAATCCTGCTCTTCCCACAAAAAAGTTTGAAGGTTTAAAGTTTCAAGTTTTAAGTTATTCCGGAAAAAACTTG belongs to Flavobacterium gilvum and includes:
- the hpf gene encoding ribosome hibernation-promoting factor, HPF/YfiA family, with translation MKVNVHAVNFTVDRKLVDFVQERMDKLEKYYDRVVSSDVFMKVEKTSEKENKIVEIKINVPGDDFLVKKQCKSFEEAVEQSAESLERLLVKRKEKLRAHI